CAGCCCGCCGGCCTCGTCGACGATCCGGCAGTTCCGCCCCGAGACCTTCGTGGCCACGTGCGACACCGTCTACCTGCTCAGCCAGGGCGGTCCGGGATCACCGGCCCCACTGATCGCCGCGCTTACCGACGCGGTGTTGCGGGCGGGGGAGCTGCGCGCCCGCGCCTCGCAGGGCCGGCGCCTCGACCCGCCGCTGATGTCGGTGCTCGACGAGGCGGCAAACATCTGCCGCATCCGCCAACTGCCGGCGCTGTACTCCTACTACGGCTCGCACGGCCTCCCGATCATCACGGTGCTGCAGTCGTACGCTCAGGGCATCGACGTGTGGGGTCGCGAAGGCATGCGCAAACTGTGGTCGGCGGCGAACGTGCGCACCTACGGCGGTGGCGTCGCGGACCCCGAGTTCCTCGAGGAGCTGTCCCGCCTCATCGGTGAGCACGACGTCATGACCCGATCCACGTCGACAAACGGTTCCGGCTTCGGTCAACAGTCCGTGTCGCGGCAGACCCGCCGTCAGCGGGTGCTCGACGTCGCGGAGCTGCACGCGCTGCCCCGGGGCCGGATGGTCGTCTACAGCTCCGGTGCGCCGCCGGTGCTGGCGCGCACCGCCCCCTGGCAGACCGGCCCGTACGCCGAAGCCATCAAGGCATCCATCGCCCAGTGGGATCCGGACAGCCGGAACGACTGGAGTCTCAAGGCCGACAACCCGCAACTGCAGTCGTTCGACACCCCTGTGCAGGAGCCGCGATGACCACGCCCACCGGCCAGAGCGACTCGGAGAGGGCCGTGGCCGAACTGTCCGCTCTCCTGGAGCAGTTGTCGGGCGCCCTGCCGCACGGCGACACGCAGCCGGCGCCGCAGGCAGCCGCTGGCGCCGCACCACAGCCGCAGCAGGCCGCCGACGAGGTGCCGGAGCCGGCGTTCCGCAACCTCGACGACTTCATGCGGCTGTACCTGGCCGAGGTCGTCGAGCGCCGCGTTCTGAGCGGCCCCAAGAGCGGCATCTACTGGTGCGACCGATGGTGGGCGCACCCCGAGGCGATCTCGCGCTTCTACGCGATGTGGCGCGAGTGGGAGAGGGCCCGCATCGACGACACCATGAGCACCTGGTGGCTGCACCACCTCGATCCGCACCTGATGACGATGACCACCGAGTACGGGCCGTTCGCCAAGTGCGAACCCGGTCGGCACACCGAGCCGAAGACCCTGCCGGCGATCGCCGCTCCGCGTGAGGTCCTCGATCAGCTGCCCGAGGGCTGAGCCCCGGGCGGGCCTCCCCGGCCCGTGCGGGGCTAGCCGAGGGCCGGGTGGAACGCCAGCGCGGTGGCGTCCGAAGGGTCCGCCGCGAGCCCGCCGTGAGCCGTGACGGCCACCGGAGCCACCCCCGGCGACACTTCCTTGTCCGTGCCGGTGCGCGCGTCGAGGACGACTGCGGCGTTGTTCACCGTGCCGTAGACCGCGCCGTGCCACGCCACCGTCATCGACGGTGCGCGGCGACCCGTCGCGGGCAGCTGCCACAGGTCGTCTCCGGTGGTGGAGTCCAGGGCGAACAGCGGCTGCGAATTGCCGATCGCGCACACCGTGACGGCCGCCTCGTCGTAGGAGCAGCGCAGTCCCGCCCCGTACTCGCCCTTCGTGCGGTTGACCAGTGTGCCGTCCCTCTTGACGAGCGTGTAGAAGCGCTTGCCGTCGGTCTGCTGACCCACCGCGACGATGAAGGACGGACCGCCCGCGGCGAGTTCGGCGTTGGCGACCGAGAGCGCCGACCAGCGCTTGGCGCCGTCGAGCATCGCGAGTCCGGTGATGGACCGGCGGTAGCCGGTGTCCGGGGCGGTGAGGCCGACGACTGTGTCCCCCAGCAGCGCCGAGGCGTCGAAGTCGTTGTCGCGCCAGAGGGTGCTGCCGGTGCTGACGTCGACGGCCACTGTCACCTGCTTGCCGATGCCGAGCACCACGGCGGATCCGCGGCCGCCGACCACGCGGACGTGGTCACGGGCGACCAGGCTGAAGTCGCCCTCGGCCGGCTTGGCGTCCACAGTCACGGTCTTCGTCAGCCGGCCGTCGGTCGCATCGATCACGAGCAGCTCGACTGCCTGCCGGGCCGCGACGGTGCCGGAGGCGGGGATCTCCACGGCGTACGGCACGACCACCGCGGGGCGTCCGGCTAGCTCGATCAGCACCGGCCGGTGCCCGGCGGCGGCCGGGTTCTGAGTGATCGGCGACTGCTCCGGCGTGAGCGCCGACAGGCGGCGTCCGCTGGCCACCTCCACCACAGTGGTCTGGGCGTCGCCGGCCAGAAACGCGGTGGTGCCGTGCAGGAGGACGTCGCCGGGGCGGGCCTCGCCCAGCGCGGTGCCGGTGGGCGCGAACCGGGTCGGCGGGTCGAACGCCGGCATCGACGGGGTGGCAGCGGGGGCCGACGCGGCCGGTGGTGACGTTGGTGGCGGCGGGTCGTCCTTGCTGCACGCGGCGGTCGTCGCCACGAGTGCAACGATCACCGCCGCCGTCTGGAGCCGCGCTCTCACCACTGGATCCCCGTTTCCCGCGATCGTCCACCCAGCGCCGAAGCATAGCAACGGGCATCGATCAGACGGATGTTCGCCGAGGTCCACGGCCGTGTCGGCCCGTGGAGGACTGCCGGATCGGCGGCTACGTCGCCCGATACTCGTTGCGGCGTTTTCCTGGCCTGTCGCGATTGGACAGGTCGATCTATGCTCACCTCTGCACGCACCGTGAGCGGATTCGGCAGCTGGCCACCGCATGGGCGTGCCTGTGCAGTCGTGCGTTCGGGGGAGGGCGCTGCATGAGTCTGCTGTGCGTGGACCGCGGGGCCGCCGTAGCCGCCACCGGTGCTGCCGCGCCTCGCTGGCCTCGTCCTGCCCGTCGCGCCGATGAGCATCCCGTGAGCTGCGAGGCCACGACCTTTCCCGCTGGCGTAAGGATGTGGACATGGAGGTAACAAAGGTGACAAAGGTGTCGGATTCCTGGGGATGCATGCTCAGCACGCACCGTTACCTCTGGAACGAGCGGGACGAATCGGTACGGCAGAACCTCACCTTCGCTGAACAGGCCGCCCTGTCCCGCAGGACGCTTGCGGGCGAGAGCGACGCCGAGCCACCACGGTCCGTCGAGATCGCCAGCACCGAGGCGCTCGTGGCCGCGTCCCTGCTCCGGGAGATGTCGGCCCGGCTCCGCCACGGCGTCACTACCGACGCGGTGAGCACGGACGCCGTGGAGCTGGCCGACGTGGCCGACGAGCTCGTCGCCCGGCTGTACGCAGCGACGGGAATGCGTGGCTGACCGTCGCCGCGACCGCGCGCCGGACGATTTCGGTGCCCTGACCGCCGACCAGGTATCCGCAGAGACCAGAAGAGGGCAGCAGAGATGACAGTGCCATTGCCGCCGGCCCGGGCGGAGGCGCAGACCCGGCCGTTGAACGTGCTCACGCTGTGCGACAAGTGGGTCGGCGGCGGCCCGATCGCCGTCAACCGGGAGATCTCCATAGCGCTCGCGGAGCTCGGGCACCGGGTGACCACCCGGGTGAGTGTCCCCTCGCCGTCGCATCCCCTGGTCGACATCCAGGTGCTCGACCCGGTCCCCGGGGTGTCCGACACGCGGGCGCAGCTGCTCCGGGCGGACCGGCTCCCGGCGGACGTCGACGTCATCATGGGCCACGGCCGGTTCTCCGGTGGGGCCGCCTCCTACCTGCGCGACAACTTCTACCCGCACGCGAAGGTGGTGCACTTCGTCCACGTGACGGCGGACGAGATGGACCGCGGTCGCGGCGAACCGTTGGAGTCGAACCAGCACACCGAGACCGAGCGCGCCCTGGTGTCC
The DNA window shown above is from Micromonospora lupini and carries:
- a CDS encoding DUF4913 domain-containing protein is translated as MTTPTGQSDSERAVAELSALLEQLSGALPHGDTQPAPQAAAGAAPQPQQAADEVPEPAFRNLDDFMRLYLAEVVERRVLSGPKSGIYWCDRWWAHPEAISRFYAMWREWERARIDDTMSTWWLHHLDPHLMTMTTEYGPFAKCEPGRHTEPKTLPAIAAPREVLDQLPEG
- a CDS encoding PQQ-binding-like beta-propeller repeat protein, with product MATTAACSKDDPPPPTSPPAASAPAATPSMPAFDPPTRFAPTGTALGEARPGDVLLHGTTAFLAGDAQTTVVEVASGRRLSALTPEQSPITQNPAAAGHRPVLIELAGRPAVVVPYAVEIPASGTVAARQAVELLVIDATDGRLTKTVTVDAKPAEGDFSLVARDHVRVVGGRGSAVVLGIGKQVTVAVDVSTGSTLWRDNDFDASALLGDTVVGLTAPDTGYRRSITGLAMLDGAKRWSALSVANAELAAGGPSFIVAVGQQTDGKRFYTLVKRDGTLVNRTKGEYGAGLRCSYDEAAVTVCAIGNSQPLFALDSTTGDDLWQLPATGRRAPSMTVAWHGAVYGTVNNAAVVLDARTGTDKEVSPGVAPVAVTAHGGLAADPSDATALAFHPALG